Proteins from a genomic interval of Bradyrhizobium sp. G127:
- a CDS encoding peptidylprolyl isomerase, with amino-acid sequence MADTENTLILETTQGPVTIEMRPDLAPGHVEHIKKLVREGFYDGIVFHRVIEGFMAQTGCPNGTGTGGSSYPNLKAEFNKEPHVRGTASMARAANPDSANSQFFICFDDAAFLNGQYTVWGQVTSGMENVDKIKRGEPVKNPDKIVKAHIAADAA; translated from the coding sequence ATGGCTGATACCGAAAATACTCTGATCCTCGAAACCACCCAAGGTCCTGTGACCATCGAGATGCGTCCCGATCTCGCGCCGGGTCACGTCGAGCACATCAAGAAACTGGTCCGCGAAGGTTTCTACGACGGCATCGTGTTTCACCGCGTCATCGAAGGTTTCATGGCACAGACCGGCTGCCCCAATGGCACTGGCACGGGCGGCTCCAGCTACCCGAACCTCAAGGCCGAGTTCAACAAGGAGCCTCATGTGCGCGGCACTGCGTCCATGGCGCGCGCGGCCAATCCTGATTCCGCCAATTCGCAGTTCTTCATCTGCTTCGATGACGCTGCCTTCCTCAACGGCCAGTATACCGTTTGGGGCCAGGTGACGTCGGGCATGGAGAATGTCGACAAGATCAAGCGCGGGGAGCCGGTGAAGAACCCGGACAAGATCGTCAAGGCGCACATCGCGGCTGACGCCGCCTGA
- a CDS encoding peptidylprolyl isomerase, producing the protein MIRILAVLAAFAFATPAWSQALPAGLDKANAIVIDTTKGRVIVKLRPDLAPQHAERIKLLARDGYYNNVPFHRVIEGFMAQTGDGQRFNGTGGSKYPNLPAEFSNVPFKRGIVGMARSSEPNSANSQFFIMFADGSFLNGKYTVVGEVVSGMDVVDKIKRGEPVQDPDKMVKVQVASDIK; encoded by the coding sequence ATGATCCGCATCCTCGCCGTTCTCGCGGCTTTCGCTTTTGCTACGCCCGCCTGGTCTCAGGCGCTTCCAGCCGGTCTCGACAAGGCCAACGCCATTGTTATCGACACCACCAAGGGGCGTGTGATCGTCAAATTGCGGCCGGACCTCGCTCCGCAGCATGCCGAGCGCATCAAGCTGCTGGCGCGCGACGGCTACTACAACAACGTGCCGTTCCACCGCGTGATCGAGGGCTTCATGGCGCAGACCGGCGACGGTCAGCGTTTCAATGGCACCGGCGGCTCGAAATATCCGAACCTGCCTGCGGAATTCTCCAACGTGCCATTCAAGCGCGGGATTGTGGGTATGGCGCGTTCGAGCGAACCGAATTCGGCCAACTCTCAGTTCTTTATCATGTTCGCCGACGGCAGCTTCCTGAACGGTAAATACACTGTCGTCGGTGAGGTCGTATCCGGCATGGATGTTGTGGACAAGATCAAGCGGGGCGAACCGGTTCAGGACCCCGACAAGATGGTCAAGGTCCAAGTCGCATCTGACATCAAGTAA
- the tgt gene encoding tRNA guanosine(34) transglycosylase Tgt yields the protein MTVSNHFKLQGRDGEARTGELTTPHGAVRTPAFMPVGTAGAMKGIHWRDIREAGADIVLGNTYHLMLRPGAERIAALGGLQKFTTWNGPMLTDSGGFQVMSLAKIRKVTERAVTFSSHIDGTKVELSPERAIEVQRLLGSDIAMQLDECVRLPANHAEIERAMQLSIRWAERSKRAFETTPDGYMLFGIAQGGDIPELRRESARALIDIGFHGYAIGGLAVGEPQAVMLAMIEEVAPILPKDRPRYLMGVGTPDDMLEAIARGIDMFDCVMPTRNGRHGHVFTRFGVINLRNARHADDPRPLDEESGWRSTSGYSRAYLHHLVKSDEALGAMLLSEINIAYYQSLMHDARAAIAAGTFDDFRAVTRERWSRGDIAPR from the coding sequence ATGACCGTTTCCAACCATTTCAAACTTCAGGGCCGTGACGGCGAAGCGCGGACCGGCGAATTGACCACGCCGCACGGCGCGGTGCGCACGCCTGCCTTCATGCCGGTCGGCACGGCGGGCGCAATGAAGGGCATTCACTGGCGCGACATTCGCGAGGCGGGCGCCGACATCGTGCTTGGCAACACCTACCACCTGATGCTGCGGCCGGGTGCCGAGCGCATCGCAGCGCTTGGCGGGCTGCAAAAGTTCACCACATGGAACGGTCCGATGCTGACCGACTCCGGCGGCTTTCAAGTCATGTCGCTCGCAAAAATTCGCAAGGTGACTGAGCGTGCCGTGACTTTCAGTTCGCACATCGACGGCACCAAGGTGGAATTGTCACCCGAACGCGCCATCGAGGTGCAGCGGCTGCTCGGCTCCGACATTGCCATGCAGCTCGACGAGTGTGTACGGCTGCCGGCCAACCATGCTGAGATCGAGCGGGCGATGCAGTTGTCGATCCGCTGGGCGGAGCGCAGCAAGCGGGCATTCGAGACAACGCCTGACGGCTACATGCTGTTCGGTATCGCGCAGGGCGGAGATATCCCTGAGTTGCGCCGGGAGAGCGCCCGTGCGCTGATCGACATCGGCTTTCATGGTTACGCGATCGGCGGACTGGCTGTCGGTGAGCCGCAGGCCGTCATGCTGGCGATGATCGAGGAGGTGGCGCCGATCCTGCCAAAGGATCGTCCACGCTATCTAATGGGCGTCGGGACGCCCGATGACATGCTGGAGGCGATCGCGCGTGGCATCGATATGTTTGATTGCGTGATGCCGACCCGAAATGGCCGGCACGGCCACGTCTTCACACGGTTTGGCGTGATCAACCTGCGCAATGCGCGGCACGCCGACGACCCGCGTCCGCTGGACGAAGAGAGCGGCTGGCGCTCCACCAGCGGCTATTCACGTGCTTATCTGCATCACTTGGTTAAGTCCGACGAGGCCCTTGGCGCGATGCTGCTCTCGGAAATCAATATTGCGTACTATCAGAGTTTGATGCACGACGCCCGTGCCGCCATCGCGGCTGGGACTTTCGACGATTTTCGCGCAGTGACTCGTGAGAGATGGTCGCGTGGCGACATTGCGCCGCGCTAG
- the cysK gene encoding cysteine synthase A: protein MDTKTTPAAQTHRPGRGRVYDSIVDAFGDTPIVKLRRLPEQNGVKATILAKLEYFNPAASVKDRIGAAMIIAMEKAGVINQDTVLIEPTSGNTGIALAFVAASRGYRLKLVMPESMSIERRKMLAFLGAEIVLTPAAQGMKGAIATAEELIRSTPNSVMPQQFKNLANPEVHRRTTAEEIWNDTHGNIDIFVAGVGTGGTITGVGQILKPRKPSLRVVAVEPVESPVLSGGQHSPHKIQGIGAGFVPDILDRSVIDEIVKIDSSTAIATSRALARMEGIPAGISSGAAIAAALELGKRPENAGKTILAIVPSFAERYLSTALFEGI, encoded by the coding sequence ATGGATACCAAGACCACCCCCGCCGCGCAGACACATCGGCCCGGACGCGGCCGGGTTTACGACAGCATCGTTGATGCATTCGGTGATACGCCGATCGTGAAGCTGCGCCGCTTGCCGGAGCAGAACGGGGTGAAGGCGACGATTCTCGCCAAACTTGAGTATTTCAACCCTGCCGCAAGCGTGAAGGATCGGATCGGCGCGGCGATGATCATCGCGATGGAAAAGGCCGGGGTCATCAATCAGGATACCGTTCTTATTGAACCGACCTCCGGCAACACCGGCATTGCGTTAGCGTTTGTTGCCGCGTCGCGCGGCTACCGGCTGAAGCTTGTGATGCCGGAATCGATGTCGATCGAGCGCCGCAAGATGCTCGCGTTCCTCGGCGCGGAGATCGTTCTCACGCCGGCGGCTCAGGGCATGAAGGGCGCGATTGCCACGGCTGAAGAACTGATCCGCAGCACGCCCAATTCCGTGATGCCGCAGCAGTTCAAGAACCTCGCCAATCCGGAGGTTCACCGCCGCACCACGGCGGAGGAAATCTGGAACGACACCCACGGTAACATCGATATTTTTGTTGCGGGGGTCGGCACCGGCGGCACTATCACCGGCGTGGGGCAGATTCTGAAGCCGCGCAAGCCGTCGCTCCGCGTTGTCGCCGTCGAGCCGGTGGAAAGCCCAGTGCTGTCGGGCGGCCAGCATTCACCGCACAAGATTCAGGGCATCGGCGCAGGTTTCGTGCCTGACATTCTCGACCGATCCGTGATCGACGAGATCGTCAAGATCGACAGCTCCACCGCCATCGCGACATCCCGGGCGCTGGCGCGCATGGAGGGCATTCCGGCCGGTATCTCATCCGGCGCAGCCATCGCGGCGGCGCTGGAACTCGGCAAACGGCCGGAGAACGCCGGGAAGACGATTCTGGCGATCGTCCCATCGTTCGCGGAACGCTATCTGTCCACGGCGCTGTTTGAGGGAATTTGA
- a CDS encoding glycine/sarcosine/betaine reductase selenoprotein B family protein codes for MTDSPPLQEAPSEFDVPVPYMRRTRDYYLAIGYDTPYRWAHNIAAPFQSLKKPLAASRVAIITTAARFDPTKGDQGPGAAYNGSAKFYQVYDGDTSQQHDLRISHIAYDRAHTSATDMNTWFPLAQLHRLAAQGRIGSVAPRFFGAPTNRSYRVTVETDAPDILARCNADHVDVAVLVPNCPVCHQTTALVSRHLETNGIPTVVMGCAKDIVEHAAVPRFMFSDFPLGNSAGKPHDVASQAFTLELALKVLESAPSPQTTVQSPLRWSADASWKLDYNNVERMSPEDLARRRRDFDTQKEAARANRVA; via the coding sequence ATGACGGACTCGCCGCCACTCCAGGAAGCCCCCAGCGAATTTGACGTGCCCGTTCCTTACATGCGGCGGACCCGCGACTATTATCTCGCAATCGGCTACGACACACCTTATCGCTGGGCGCACAATATCGCCGCTCCGTTCCAGTCGCTGAAAAAGCCGTTGGCGGCATCCCGCGTCGCAATCATAACAACCGCGGCACGGTTCGATCCCACGAAGGGCGATCAGGGTCCGGGCGCAGCCTATAACGGCAGCGCGAAATTCTATCAGGTCTACGACGGCGATACGTCCCAGCAGCACGACCTGCGCATTTCCCACATCGCCTACGATCGCGCGCATACGTCCGCGACTGACATGAACACTTGGTTTCCGCTGGCGCAGCTTCATCGCCTCGCCGCGCAAGGCCGTATCGGTTCCGTGGCGCCGCGCTTCTTCGGCGCGCCCACCAATCGCAGCTATCGCGTCACCGTAGAGACGGATGCGCCGGATATTCTGGCGCGATGCAACGCCGACCACGTCGATGTCGCGGTCCTCGTGCCGAACTGTCCAGTGTGCCATCAGACGACGGCGCTCGTTTCGCGCCATCTCGAAACCAACGGCATCCCGACTGTGGTGATGGGTTGCGCCAAGGACATCGTCGAACACGCCGCCGTTCCACGCTTCATGTTCAGCGATTTTCCATTGGGCAATTCCGCCGGCAAACCTCACGACGTCGCATCACAGGCTTTCACGCTGGAACTGGCGCTGAAAGTTCTGGAAAGTGCGCCGAGCCCGCAGACAACCGTGCAATCGCCGCTGCGCTGGAGCGCCGACGCCTCCTGGAAACTCGACTACAACAACGTCGAGCGCATGTCTCCGGAGGATCTTGCCCGGCGGCGGCGCGACTTCGACACGCAGAAGGAAGCCGCCCGCGCCAATCGCGTCGCCTGA
- a CDS encoding BrnA antitoxin family protein, giving the protein MASPPRRPRTLSDAKTEAEAAFKAATKKEPEAVPKKAAIPGIKELVSIRIDQEVLEHFQEDGPGWQERINAALRKAAGMAE; this is encoded by the coding sequence ATGGCTTCACCTCCGAGACGGCCCCGCACGCTGAGCGACGCCAAGACCGAGGCCGAGGCGGCGTTCAAGGCGGCGACCAAAAAGGAGCCGGAGGCCGTTCCAAAGAAAGCTGCGATTCCGGGTATAAAGGAACTGGTGTCGATCCGGATCGACCAGGAGGTCCTTGAGCATTTTCAGGAGGATGGTCCCGGTTGGCAGGAGCGCATCAATGCCGCGCTGCGCAAGGCGGCGGGGATGGCGGAGTAG
- the queA gene encoding tRNA preQ1(34) S-adenosylmethionine ribosyltransferase-isomerase QueA → MRTDLFDFELPESNIALRPVSPRDAARMLVVMPDQPLADAVVRDLPNYLKAGDQLVVNDTKVIPAQLSGRRIGRETEPKIEATLIKRLDGSRWQALVKPAKKLSEGDNIRFGNEGRVCLLGNLDARVERKGDNGEVTLAFSFHGPVLDQAIADVGAPPLPPYIASRRTPDERDTTDYQTMFAVSEGAVAAPTAGLHFTPALEAALREHGVGLHRVTLHVGAGTFLPVKADDTSGHKMHAEWGTVSAATADALNDARAKGGRVVAVGTTSLRLLESAAADDGKIQPFSAETAIFIIPGYRFKAVDVLMTNFHLPRSTLFMLVSAFSGLETMQHAYAYAIATGYRFYSYGDASLLFRKPT, encoded by the coding sequence ATGCGCACCGATCTTTTCGATTTCGAGCTTCCAGAAAGCAACATCGCGCTGCGGCCGGTCAGCCCGCGTGATGCAGCGCGTATGCTTGTGGTGATGCCGGATCAACCGCTGGCGGACGCCGTGGTTCGCGATCTGCCGAACTACCTCAAGGCCGGCGATCAGCTTGTGGTCAATGACACCAAAGTCATCCCGGCTCAGTTGTCTGGCCGTCGCATTGGCCGCGAGACCGAGCCAAAGATCGAGGCCACGCTCATCAAGCGTCTCGACGGTTCGCGCTGGCAGGCGTTGGTAAAGCCGGCAAAGAAACTGTCCGAAGGCGATAATATCCGTTTCGGCAATGAAGGCCGCGTTTGTCTGCTCGGCAATCTGGACGCGCGAGTCGAACGCAAGGGCGACAATGGCGAGGTGACGCTGGCGTTTTCCTTCCACGGTCCGGTGCTTGATCAGGCCATTGCGGATGTCGGCGCGCCGCCGCTGCCGCCTTACATCGCTTCGCGCCGCACCCCGGACGAGCGCGACACGACGGACTATCAGACTATGTTCGCGGTCAGCGAAGGCGCGGTCGCGGCTCCCACGGCAGGGCTGCATTTCACGCCGGCGCTCGAAGCCGCATTGCGCGAGCATGGCGTTGGTCTGCATCGTGTGACCCTGCATGTCGGGGCAGGGACGTTTCTGCCGGTGAAGGCCGACGACACGTCCGGCCACAAGATGCATGCGGAATGGGGTACGGTCTCCGCCGCGACAGCGGATGCCTTGAATGACGCGCGCGCCAAGGGCGGTAGGGTCGTAGCTGTGGGAACAACGTCATTGCGCCTGCTCGAGAGTGCCGCAGCGGATGATGGGAAGATCCAGCCGTTCAGCGCAGAGACCGCGATTTTCATCATCCCTGGCTACAGGTTCAAAGCTGTTGATGTGCTGATGACCAATTTCCATCTGCCGCGCTCGACGCTGTTCATGCTTGTGTCGGCCTTCAGCGGGCTGGAGACCATGCAGCATGCCTACGCCTACGCCATCGCAACGGGCTATCGTTTCTACTCCTACGGCGATGCGTCGCTGTTGTTTCGCAAGCCGACCTGA